One Chordicoccus furentiruminis DNA window includes the following coding sequences:
- the istA gene encoding IS21 family transposase, with translation MSDINHIRDLYQSGYKISEIHKKTGADPKTIKKYLEKEDFSDNPVTVSPKASILDPFKPVIRQWLEEDRKHWCKQHHTAQRVYDRLVEEQGYTGSYETVQRYLKKIRKDVQNKASQELVWDPGYAQVDFGEADFYEDNRCVRRKYLVVSFPFSNDSYTQLFCGENAECVCQGLEDIFTHIGGVPPVLIFDNATGVGHRVHDKVIETEMFKKFRAQYRFQVRYCNPESGWEKGNVENKVGTIRRNLFVPAPHYHDMVEYNKTLLPMNERKAAKPHYKKLQLIKDLFKEDQKQFLSLPSRPFDVCRYDWFKADGYGKVCIDGKHYYSTKPELHNQKVLIGIRAHYIDVLEENGQLIVRHRRQYGDVRTDVSDYSTTLSVLSRNAGAWNNSGIRKELPDPLRDYLDGLEKPELKEKLRLMSGLNDEYGYRAAVDAMTMSLKNGDVNSSDATIIAQRITGYGIDTPPESGPSLEVYDRAFLGPGREDEAS, from the coding sequence ATGTCCGATATCAATCATATCAGAGATTTATACCAAAGTGGCTATAAGATCAGTGAAATTCATAAAAAAACCGGTGCTGATCCAAAAACCATAAAGAAATACCTGGAGAAGGAGGATTTTTCGGACAACCCAGTTACGGTTTCGCCAAAGGCATCCATTCTTGATCCGTTTAAACCGGTGATCAGGCAGTGGCTTGAAGAGGACCGAAAACACTGGTGCAAACAACATCATACAGCACAGCGGGTCTACGACCGGCTGGTTGAGGAACAAGGTTATACAGGCAGCTATGAGACAGTACAGCGGTATCTGAAAAAGATCCGTAAGGATGTCCAGAACAAAGCTTCGCAGGAACTGGTCTGGGATCCCGGCTATGCTCAAGTGGATTTCGGAGAGGCGGATTTCTATGAGGACAACCGTTGCGTCCGCAGGAAATATCTGGTCGTTTCGTTTCCGTTCAGCAATGACTCCTATACTCAGCTCTTCTGTGGTGAAAACGCAGAGTGCGTCTGTCAGGGACTTGAGGATATCTTTACCCACATCGGAGGAGTTCCGCCGGTCCTGATCTTCGACAATGCTACCGGAGTCGGCCATCGGGTACATGACAAAGTCATCGAAACCGAGATGTTTAAAAAGTTCCGTGCTCAATACCGCTTTCAGGTCAGGTACTGTAATCCGGAATCCGGCTGGGAAAAGGGCAATGTCGAGAATAAAGTAGGGACGATCCGGAGAAACCTCTTTGTGCCAGCGCCACACTATCATGACATGGTCGAATATAACAAGACTCTGCTCCCAATGAATGAGCGCAAGGCTGCCAAGCCTCATTACAAGAAGTTGCAGCTGATCAAAGATCTCTTCAAAGAAGATCAGAAGCAGTTCCTGTCCCTTCCATCAAGGCCATTTGATGTATGTCGGTATGATTGGTTCAAGGCGGATGGCTACGGCAAGGTATGCATTGACGGAAAGCATTACTATTCAACCAAACCTGAACTCCATAATCAGAAAGTGTTAATCGGTATCAGAGCTCATTACATTGATGTTCTCGAGGAAAATGGTCAGTTGATCGTACGGCACCGACGTCAATACGGCGATGTACGGACCGACGTTTCTGATTACAGCACGACACTCAGTGTACTTTCCCGAAATGCCGGTGCCTGGAACAACAGCGGTATACGGAAGGAACTTCCGGATCCGCTCAGGGATTACCTGGACGGACTGGAAAAACCGGAGCTTAAGGAAAAGCTCAGACTTATGAGCGGGCTTAACGATGAGTATGGTTACAGAGCGGCTGTGGATGCCATGACTATGTCCCTTAAAAACGGAGATGTTAATTCATCCGATGCCACGATTATTGCGCAACGCATCACAGGCTATGGTATTGATACTCCTCCGGAGTCAGGACCATCTTTAGAAGTGTATGATAGGGCGTTTTTGGGTCCAGGAAGGGAGGATGAGGCATCATGA
- the istB gene encoding IS21-like element helper ATPase IstB → MMTAKEQTGILDDINGYCKKLFFTAAIPEMCQTDGTPKQIEYLRDALKKEIENREINHIHRLIKRACFPVYKTFDGYDFCQTKLPPALAKEDLLNVSFIEKKQNLVLYGPVGLGKTHMAIAAGVLACKKGYKVRFYTVTELVLKLAEARKNGTLERLRTTLNQQDLLILDEWGYVPVDRDGSELLFQVISDSYESRSLILTTNIEFSKWGGIFTDEQMAAAMIDRLVHHGHLIMFDGKSYRMQHALMRQTVPRNEEIVS, encoded by the coding sequence ATGATGACAGCAAAGGAACAGACCGGGATACTCGACGACATCAACGGTTACTGCAAAAAACTGTTTTTCACGGCAGCAATCCCAGAAATGTGCCAGACGGATGGTACCCCTAAGCAGATCGAGTATCTGCGCGATGCCCTCAAAAAGGAAATCGAAAATCGGGAGATCAATCACATCCACCGGCTGATCAAACGAGCCTGCTTCCCCGTTTATAAAACCTTTGATGGCTATGACTTTTGCCAAACCAAACTGCCTCCAGCTCTGGCAAAAGAGGATCTGTTAAATGTCTCTTTCATCGAAAAGAAGCAGAACCTGGTTCTCTATGGACCAGTGGGGCTTGGGAAGACACACATGGCAATCGCCGCAGGCGTACTGGCCTGCAAAAAAGGCTATAAGGTGCGTTTCTATACGGTGACTGAATTGGTTCTGAAACTCGCCGAGGCGCGAAAAAACGGTACGCTGGAGCGCCTGAGAACAACTCTTAACCAACAGGACCTGCTGATCCTCGATGAGTGGGGGTATGTGCCGGTAGATCGGGATGGATCCGAGCTGCTTTTTCAGGTGATATCGGACAGCTACGAAAGCAGGAGTCTGATTCTGACCACAAATATCGAATTTTCAAAATGGGGAGGCATCTTTACGGATGAACAGATGGCTGCCGCGATGATTGACCGTCTCGTCCATCATGGACACTTAATCATGTTCGACGGGAAAAGTTATCGGATGCAGCATGCATTGATGCGCCAGACAGTACCCCGGAATGAAGAAATCGTGTCCTGA
- a CDS encoding IS66 family transposase, translating into MFQRVLSIYKEFLFRFQGFLFPIPGIISLQHTGVEQYSPGHMWAPGFKTLLRSMKKARDKAVVKGKTELSYYHLHKFDTEYDRLMMMANEECPLSPDPLKKKKGRKKKGKERSLIERLMALKASVCLFIRDFDVPFDNNQAERDVRNVKTKTKVSGCFRTESGAQDYLDIMSYISTGRKHGISAYEALTAAFTGNAEIVLQ; encoded by the coding sequence GTGTTTCAACGTGTCCTTTCCATTTATAAGGAATTCCTTTTCCGATTTCAGGGATTTTTATTTCCAATTCCTGGTATTATTAGTTTACAACATACAGGTGTTGAACAGTATAGTCCGGGACACATGTGGGCGCCGGGGTTCAAGACCCTCCTCCGTTCCATGAAAAAGGCCCGTGATAAAGCGGTGGTCAAAGGCAAAACGGAACTCAGCTACTATCACCTTCATAAGTTTGACACAGAGTATGACAGGCTTATGATGATGGCAAATGAGGAATGTCCTCTTTCCCCAGATCCGCTAAAGAAAAAGAAAGGGCGGAAGAAAAAAGGGAAAGAGCGGTCGCTCATCGAACGCCTTATGGCACTCAAGGCATCAGTCTGCCTTTTTATCAGGGACTTCGATGTTCCCTTTGATAACAACCAGGCGGAGCGCGATGTCCGCAATGTCAAAACAAAAACCAAGGTGTCCGGATGTTTCCGTACAGAAAGTGGGGCGCAGGATTATCTGGACATCATGTCATACATTAGCACAGGCAGGAAGCACGGTATCAGCGCTTATGAAGCTTTGACAGCTGCTTTTACTGGGAACGCTGAGATCGTCCTGCAGTAA
- a CDS encoding IS66 family transposase: MYKIEDTLRDLSAEERIRERQKSIAPLVDEFFMWVKKCVSDTTVLPRGKTAEGLNYCIDKEKYLRVFLTNGYVPMDNSASERAIRPFTIGRKNWVIIDSIRGAQASAVIYSIVETAKLNKLNVFCYLEHLLTELPKLADEKGDIGTSKLEPLLPWSDQLPEKCHKPRR, encoded by the coding sequence ATGTACAAGATTGAAGATACTCTCCGGGATCTTTCAGCAGAGGAACGGATCAGGGAGCGGCAGAAGTCAATTGCCCCGCTTGTTGATGAGTTTTTCATGTGGGTAAAGAAATGCGTCAGTGATACCACAGTCCTTCCGCGTGGAAAAACGGCTGAGGGCCTGAACTACTGCATCGACAAGGAGAAATATCTCCGCGTCTTCCTGACAAACGGGTATGTCCCGATGGACAACTCGGCCTCGGAACGTGCCATCCGGCCGTTTACGATCGGAAGGAAGAACTGGGTCATCATTGATTCCATACGTGGAGCCCAGGCCAGTGCGGTTATCTATTCAATTGTAGAGACTGCGAAGCTCAATAAACTCAACGTCTTCTGCTATCTGGAACACCTCCTGACTGAGCTGCCAAAGCTCGCCGATGAAAAAGGAGATATCGGCACATCAAAGCTTGAACCATTGTTACCATGGTCAGATCAGCTTCCCGAAAAGTGTCACAAACCGCGCCGCTGA
- a CDS encoding site-specific integrase: MKYKRKKDKDFWQMARAYLHDFMPAVRNQSDKSVAAYKQSLNSYLLFLESEKRLREDQVTFEAFNRSNVKDFVEWLREKKYAADCKMKLDI, from the coding sequence ATGAAGTATAAGAGGAAGAAAGATAAAGACTTCTGGCAGATGGCACGGGCATATCTTCATGATTTTATGCCTGCGGTACGCAACCAGTCGGACAAGTCTGTTGCAGCTTATAAACAGTCCCTGAATTCCTATCTATTATTTTTGGAAAGTGAGAAAAGATTAAGGGAAGATCAGGTGACATTTGAGGCATTCAACCGAAGTAATGTTAAGGACTTTGTTGAATGGCTCCGCGAAAAAAAGTACGCCGCCGATTGTAAAATGAAGTTGGACATCTGA